From Triticum aestivum cultivar Chinese Spring chromosome 7B, IWGSC CS RefSeq v2.1, whole genome shotgun sequence:
GGCCCCGTCGCCTCTGTGCGCGAGCGCCGAgcgcccacctcctccctcgcgcGGCTCCTTCCCTGCCTCCTCCGCAAGCCACTCATCGTCGTCGCCCTCATCTTCCACCATCGTTGCCCCTGCAGCCTCCCCTCCTCCACGTCGTCGCCTCCCCATGGCGCCGCGACCGACCTCCCGCGTCCGCCATCGGCTCCTCTGCTTCGCCCGTCCCTTGCTCCGCTtccatcgccggcgaccacgacCAGCCACCTCCCTCCTTGGAGCTCCCATGGCCGCCACACCCTGTTCCACCTCGCCTCCACCTGGATCCGCTCCACCTCTCCCACGCGTCTCCTCCATCAGCAGCCGGCAACGTCCGAGGGAAGCCGAGCACCTCCATCCCCATGGTGCTGCGACCCCATCTCCTGCGCGAGATCCGCATCGCCGCAATTCTGCTCCATGCGCCCATCTCTGTTGCATCGCCGTGGCCCTGTTCGCGTGAAGCCCCGGCCTCCTGTACCCGTGCTGCACTTTGATGCCCGCTATCATCATGCACCTTCACTTGCTGTTGCTGTTGGCGTCAAGACCGTGGGTGCCCAGTTCGTCTTCCGCCATCTctgggattcgccaagtaccatgacgcccccccccccccgaagtgtTCGGGTTCGACAAGTCCGATGTCGTGCTTGTACAACTACgctgccaagtacctctaccggtGACTCGAACAACTACCgcaaacgtgtacaactaccgtcgccaagaccgtcaagttcgactaccaccGACGTGTACAACTTCagttgcgagaacgtctacttctactacgacacgagtacaactacttccactacgagatgtacctctaccgtcgccgtgaacaactacttccctcgacgactcgaaccgctccgaaaacgcacgcttcgaaggtataaccccgagatgaccgatcgtgaccgaatgcatgtgttgaatgagatgcatcgtttgctccgtgatcgaatcgtccttgcgatgcccctcttttgccgtgccaccgtcccgtgggaacccggtagtcgggatcaccccaccatcttgcatgactcgctcacttccttttgcaccggtatctctgtaagctaccggaactgatatgttgccgtggcatcattttccgtttcatcgccgtggcaccctttttgttccgccatggtgaccaaatgcttcataacatgctcttgtcaagttttaataaaattgcataaacttgtatatgtcatccgcatcatgataacaacatttaaaatgtttaaacttgttgttgcattaaattgctaaatgcatatggggatttaccagatttgttgtttttatatccggccccatttaaattgtttagatggtatagtttatattatgtttcaccccttgccatgtttaaccaaacttaatattgttgtgttccgtaacgagagagaactaaataattgatgtggtgttttgtcaatatgcaactcgttgcatattgagctccacttaacttgtagtattgtttgttgcactttgccatgccatgcctcattaaaccggacatgcattatacttgtttgcgcatcatgccatgtttatgtgatgtttgtttactatgttgtttgtttctttccgggttgcttctctcgttagcttcggtttcgttccggagttgtgaggattcgttcgtctacgaccgattgtcttcttcttggactcgttcttcttccttgcgggatctcaggcaagatgatcataccctcgaaatcactactatctttgctatgctagtttgctcgctctttgctatgccaatgctacgatgcctaccatttgcttgtcagcctcccaaattgccatgtcaaacctctaacccaccatgtcctagcaaaccgttgattggctatgttaccgctttgctcagcccctcttatagcgttgttagttgcaggtgaagattgaagtttgttccttgttggaacatggagatgttgttccttgttggaacatgtttacttgttgggatatcacaatatatcttatttaattaatgcatctatatacttggtaaagggtggaaggctcggccttatgcctggtgttttgttccactcttgccgccctagtttccgtcatatcggtgttatgttcccggattttgcgttccttacacggttgggctataatgggaaccccttgacagttcgccttaagtaaagctcttccagcaatgcccaacattggttttaccatttgccacctaaccttcccttcccttgggttctgcagactcaagggtcatctttattctaaccccccccccgggccagtgctcctctgagtgttggtccgaactagagccctgtgcagcgccccctcggggaaactcgaggtttggttttagttgtacggattgctcatctgagtgtgccctgagaaagagatatgtgcagctcctatcgggatttgtcggcacattcgggcggtgttgctggtttagttttaccctgtcgaaatgtcttgttgtaccgggataccgagtctgatcggaacgtctcgggtggaggtctattccttcgttgaccgtgagagcttgtcatgggctaagttgggacacccctgcagggtattatctttcgaaagccgtgcccgcggttatgggcagatgggaatttgttaacgtccggttgtagaaaacccgaagttgaccttaattaaaatacatcaaccgcgtgtgtaaccgtgatggtctcttctcggcggagtccgggaagtgaacacggtgttggagttatgcttgacgtaggttgctataggatcacttcttgatcatacttgtatcgaccgtgctttgccttctcttctcgctctcttttgcgattgtagccaccatatatgctagtcgcttgctgcagctccacctcattactccatccttcctataagcttaaatagtcttgatctcgcgggtgcgagattgctgagtccccgtggctcacagatacttccaaaaccagtttgcaggtgcctatgttaccgtgcagatgacgcaaccaagctcaaggaggagctcgatcaagatcttgccctttgtgttgtttcgttctagttgatcagtagtggagcccagttggggtcgatcggggacctttgtcgcatttggggttcttcttttattttggttccgtagtcggaccttgattgtatctggatgatgtaatgctttattcatgtaattgtgtgaagtggcgattgtaagccaactatgtatctctttcccttatgtattacatgggttgtgtgaagattacctcacttgcgacattgctttcaatgcggttatgcctctaagtcgtgcttcgacacgtgggagatatagccgcatcgagggcgttacaagttggtaatcagagccttccccgaccttaggagccccactgcttgatcgtttttagcggccgagttgtgtctagaaaaatgttttgagtcatttaggaattatatatcggagagttaggaattctttttactccccagtctcttcatcgctctggtaaggcatcctgacgtagagttttgactcttctcttctcaaatttcactaaaattttttaggatcacgcgggtatcttggaatcgttccgatggttttatgatgagaacattgtcttggtgcctcctgtcaggggtttagtggaagtgtcccggggagttgagctctgaggtgttgtcgtcataattttatcgttgcagttctggaatacctgagtttagtacgccgacatcgaaaatctcttttatgcagttgttggtgagataaccccgataacccagtactgaggtgagtacgggagtattgccatgacttgtataacggatgcttttcgaaggttgaggtagacgatttccgaaggtttcttggttatgtgttgaaggatggatacagctggatgtaggatttgttagttttgggtgagatattatgcttcccctgtatccccaacacctgattgcataaccggaaaatttcgggagtttcataggtgggaattcaagtagctcttaggatatctttccgacggatgtatgatatgaaattggggttcgacgtctagtggtccgcctattcacggttggttttacagtggtctcgttgtgtcttaaagagtccttggctatgccgactcggggacgcttcgtatgtcatgtgcactgccttgtacatgatggtgctgtacgatcgagcccgtgtaggccccaccacgaaaacttcggacgaaatctctatcatatgtttgttctggcttattttgcaagccaatcctttgttttgttttgagttgtggtattcgagttgcttcgaagtcaaatgttgattccataccttttccaaatggtgttctcatattcctatgtgaatactaatccttcttgatcatcgagtctgtcttgtcaatccttttttaaccggtgtgtctctcctcaagtggatccgttcacttcaacatttgcaagatcatttatcacttcttctcaacggtgtttgtttcatccgtctccaagttgcctttgtttttcccaccctccctccctttttttcttcaagg
This genomic window contains:
- the LOC123158376 gene encoding vegetative cell wall protein gp1-like, which translates into the protein MGSTRLSAEQVTRGVNDISKDNLGDDWRFGKAPWRWWHQRSPRLTTERRWPSPTPALGVVRRRNPSYRSHLPPLRSHLSPLDPPLSLVPDPIASPLPASPWPPAFAPAGPVASVRERRAPTSSLARLLPCLLRKPLIVVALIFHHRCPCSLPSSTSSPPHGAATDLPRPPSAPLLRPSLAPLPSPATTTSHLPPWSSHGRHTLFHLASTWIRSTSPTRLLHQQPATSEGSRAPPSPWCCDPISCARSASPQFCSMRPSLLHRRGPVRVKPRPPVPVLHFDARYHHAPSLAVAVGVKTVGAQFVFRHLWDSPSTMTPPPPRSVRVRQVRCRACTTTLPSTSTGDSNNYRKRVQLPSPRPSSSTTTDVYNFSCENVYFYYDTSTTTSTTRCTSTVAVNNYFPRRLEPLRKRTLRSFGFVPEL